TGCCAATGGTAATAGAATTTGTCGTTTGGCAACAGGCTTTCATCTATGTTCTCAGGTACATTTTTGAGCGCTTTCAACCACTTGCTGATGTTTGTGTTTTGCTGCCAGTAGCTGAGGTTTTCCGAGAGGATCAATCTTAGCATGGATACGACAACATCTTTCTCATGGCATTTATGACCCAAGAATATCAGAGTTCTGCGAGCCTGAGTACTGAGACGGATAAACAGGGGCAGATTGTTTTCGATAAAGTTCTTCAGAATATGCAGTAACTCATTAAATATATCGGGTAGATCCTGCTCACACATGGCTTGGCTGAATTCCAGGAAATCGCTGAAAAGCTGCATCCGTTCTGCGTCTTTCTGGCATAATGCCTCTGCCTTGCGATACATATCCAAGATTATCCGAATGCATCTCTGGGGATTTTCATTTTGAGAAGTAAACCACCAAAGATCTCCTAATACGCTGGCACGCATCAGGCTCAGAGTAATACTGGGATTCACAAATGGATGGTACAGTTCATCCAGAAAACTGCGTAAGCGTTGGTTTACTCCATAGAAGTTTCGGGATACATCAAGTAGCCAAAGCGCGGACTCATCCAGTTCGATCTCAGCTACTTTTGTAGCGCGCAGATTTTCTGTCAGGGCCTTAGAAACTAATCTCTCCACTATCCTCTTCCTCTGGAATTAATCGCGGTTGTAACACCCACTCCTGCCTGTTATAATATCCTTAGCTTTCTGTCAAGAGAATTGCAGATTAAGGTTTTTATTTTGCAATATACTGAAGCTTTGCTATGTCATTTCGTTTGGCATAAAGCAGTGCTGAAGCAGATATCATCCCGTTATGATCGAGTGGGCACTCGATCATAACGGGATGATATCTGCTTTAATATAACTCCAACAAGGGAGGATGAGGAGACACTAATAAAGGCACTGCTAGGGTGAAGCAGTGCCCAAGTGTCTTAAGATAATTGTTTATCTACTCAAGTCGAACTTTGTATCTACTGTCTTCACAAATTCCGTGAGGAGTTTAACCGCGTTATCAATATCCTGCAGACTTATAATCTCATTGGGAGAATGCATGTAGCGATTGGGGATGCTCAGAACTGCCGTTGCTACTCCGCCCCGTTGAGCATGAATAGCGTCGGCATCTGTTCCCGTATAACTGGGAGATATCTCAAGCTGCATGGGAATCTTGAGCTTTTTTGCCAAGCTTTGCAGATGTTTATTCAAACCGGGATGCAGCGCTGCACCGAGTGTGAGAGTGGGACCTTTACCGAGTTTTACATCGCCGAATTTGCGTTTATCTGCATTGGGAACATCCGAGGTGAAGGTTACGTCGACGGCGATGGCAATATCCGGTTCGATCTTATAGGAGCTGGTGCGAGAGCCTTTCATGGTGGTTTCTTCACCAACCGATGATACAGCGTAATAATTTGCCGAGATGGGTGTTTTGCTAAGGGCTTTCATTACAGCAGCGGCAATATACACTCCCACCTTGTTATCTGTAGCCTTGCTAACGATCAGATCTTCGCTAAGCTCTTCG
The Candidatus Cloacimonadota bacterium genome window above contains:
- a CDS encoding M42 family metallopeptidase codes for the protein MNKSNKEYLYKLLNVASPSGFESQAQKITRDYLRGTCDDISTDVNGNLIAFKRGSSDLKVMIVGHADEIGFMINYIDENGYIYVKSLGGFDVNLLPGLRLDIHHDGKIVRGIIGKNAPHMTRGDSDTPKLKMEDIWIDIGAKDKKDTEKRVCVGDIITLHSEIEELSEDLIVSKATDNKVGVYIAAAVMKALSKTPISANYYAVSSVGEETTMKGSRTSSYKIEPDIAIAVDVTFTSDVPNADKRKFGDVKLGKGPTLTLGAALHPGLNKHLQSLAKKLKIPMQLEISPSYTGTDADAIHAQRGGVATAVLSIPNRYMHSPNEIISLQDIDNAVKLLTEFVKTVDTKFDLSR